A genomic window from Mobula hypostoma chromosome 14, sMobHyp1.1, whole genome shotgun sequence includes:
- the LOC134356261 gene encoding E3 ubiquitin-protein ligase RNF166 isoform X1 yields MMAMFRSLVSGNQTKQAAASGENLADSYSCPICLEVYYKPVSIASCGHAFCGECLQPCLQVVSPLCPLCRMPFDPKKVEKASNVEKQLSSYKAPCRGCNKKVTLVKMRSHISSCSKVQEQMDNCPKFVPVVPTSQPIPSNIPNRSTFVCPYCGARNLDQQELVKHCMENHRSDPNKVVCPICVAMPWGDPSYKSANFLQHLLHRHKFSYDTFVDYSIDEDAALHAAIALSLTEK; encoded by the exons ATGATGGCGATGTTTCGGAGTTTAGTCTCCGGCAACCAGACAAAACAGGCAGCGGCATCGGGGGAAAACTTGGCGGATTCGTACAGCTGTCCGATCTGCTTGGAGGTGTACTACAAGCCCGTGTCAATAGCGAGCTGTGGACATGC GTTCTGTGGAGAATGTTTGCAACCCTGCCTCCAAGTTGTGTCACCTCTGTGCCCTCTGTGCCGTATGCCCTTTGACCCAAAAAAAGTAGAAAAGGCCTCTAACGTGGAAAAACAGCTGTCTTCGTATAAGGCGCCCTGTCGAGGATGCAATAAAAAG GTGACTCTGGTGAAGATGCGGTCTCATATATCTTCCTGCAGCAAAGTTCAAGAGCAGATGGACAACTGTCCAAAGTTTGTACCTGTTGTTCCAACCTCACAGCCCATTCCCAG TAATATTCCAAACCGTTCCACATTCGTTTGCCCATACTGTGGGGCACGAAACCTTGATCAACAAGAACTAGTGAAACACTGCATGGAAAATCATCGCAGTGATCCCAACAAAGTG GTATGTCCAATTTGTGTGGCAATGCCATGGGGAGATCCAAGCTACAAGAGTGCCAACTTTCTCCAGCACTTGCTTCACAGGCACAAATTCTCCTATGATACATTTGTG GATTACAGCATCGACGAAGATGCAGCATTACATGCAGCAATAGCACTTTCACTTACCGAGAAATAA
- the LOC134356261 gene encoding E3 ubiquitin-protein ligase RNF166 isoform X2: MMAMFRSLVSGNQTKQAAASGENLADSYSCPICLEVYYKPVSIASCGHAFCGECLQPCLQVVSPLCPLCRMPFDPKKVEKASNVEKQLSSYKAPCRGCNKKVTLVKMRSHISSCSKVQEQMDNCPKFVPVVPTSQPIPSNIPNRSTFVCPYCGARNLDQQELVKHCMENHRSDPNKVVCPICVAMPWGDPSYKSANFLQHLLHRHKFSYDTFVLKATYS, translated from the exons ATGATGGCGATGTTTCGGAGTTTAGTCTCCGGCAACCAGACAAAACAGGCAGCGGCATCGGGGGAAAACTTGGCGGATTCGTACAGCTGTCCGATCTGCTTGGAGGTGTACTACAAGCCCGTGTCAATAGCGAGCTGTGGACATGC GTTCTGTGGAGAATGTTTGCAACCCTGCCTCCAAGTTGTGTCACCTCTGTGCCCTCTGTGCCGTATGCCCTTTGACCCAAAAAAAGTAGAAAAGGCCTCTAACGTGGAAAAACAGCTGTCTTCGTATAAGGCGCCCTGTCGAGGATGCAATAAAAAG GTGACTCTGGTGAAGATGCGGTCTCATATATCTTCCTGCAGCAAAGTTCAAGAGCAGATGGACAACTGTCCAAAGTTTGTACCTGTTGTTCCAACCTCACAGCCCATTCCCAG TAATATTCCAAACCGTTCCACATTCGTTTGCCCATACTGTGGGGCACGAAACCTTGATCAACAAGAACTAGTGAAACACTGCATGGAAAATCATCGCAGTGATCCCAACAAAGTG GTATGTCCAATTTGTGTGGCAATGCCATGGGGAGATCCAAGCTACAAGAGTGCCAACTTTCTCCAGCACTTGCTTCACAGGCACAAATTCTCCTATGATACATTTGTG